Genomic DNA from Caldicellulosiruptor hydrothermalis 108:
CTTTGCTCCACTTTGCACCACTTTATAAAAATATTCTATACTAATTTGAAAAATCCTTCAACAAACGAAAAAAAATAAGGGCAGATTTTTATCTGCCCTATTTTTTATATCTTAAAACTTCTCATCTTTTGTGTTTTGCCCCCCGCTATCAGGCTCTTTTTGACCAAAGCAAACTTTTTTACACATTCCCTTCCTTTTTGATTAGCTTTTTGAGCACCATTTCGTTTCTCTCTTTGTAATAATCCAAAATAAGCTTGTCCAGCTCTGTACTGACATGATATATTGACTCATAATCAGCATTGCTGTTAATCAGTTCATCCAACTTCTCTCTTAGCTTCATTATCTTTTCTGTTATCATATTCCCACCATCTTACAAAGATTGTATTTTAATTATAAACCCAAACGCGTATTTTGTCAACAAAAATACTCTAAAAATACATTGTACTATTTTTTTGCTATATTTTGTCGAAAAATGACCTCCTGTTCGATACCACAATCGCACTTCCTACGACAATGCACAAAACCGCAACAATCTGAGAGACTCTAAAATTTCCTATCATTAAACTGTCTGTCCTCAGACCCTCTATAAAGAACCTGCCTATAGAATAAAATATTAAATAGAACCCTAAAATATCCCCCTCTTTCTTTTTGTACTTTCTTAAGAATATCAAAAGCAAGAAGACAAAAAAATCCCATAGAGATTCATACAAAAATGTTGGATGAACCTCTATTCTTCTTCCCACCTCACTGCTATAAATCTGCATACGCCATGGAAGATTTGTCTCATAGCCGTAAGCTTCCCTGTTTACAAAGTTGCCCCATCTTCCTATTGCCTGCCCTAATATCAGACCATAAACACCGACATCACATATCTTGAAAAAATTTATATTTTTTATTCTGCAATAAATGTACGTGCTCAAAAGTGCTCCTATAACTGCTCCATATATTGCAATTCCACCCTGACGAATGGCAAAGATGCTCATCAGATTCCCTTTAAATTCTTTAAAATTAAAAATGACATAATAAACCCTTGCAAAGATTATTGCAACAGGTAGTGCAATTATTGCAATGTCAAGCAAAACCTCTGGGTTTACTTCTTCTTTTTTAGCAAAATATGTGCTTGCAAGAAAACCACATAAAAAACCAATTGCAATTATAATCCCGTACCATCTAACCTCAAGTCCAAAAATCTTAAATGCAACTGGACTAAAGTCAAACCTCAAACCAAGACCTGGAAAGACTATGCTATCATCTATCATTTTCCTTTACTCCATACTTTTATTTTTTTCAACCTGCCGGCCATACAATTGATATACAGCTCAAGCTCTCATCAAAAAATTCTTTGAGCCTTTTTTCGCACATTTCAAATGATACAGAAGCGATTTCCTTAACATATTCAAAAATATTGACTCCTTTGAAATAGCTGTATATAAACTCAACAGAGAGTTTTTCAGGATTGTCAAACTTTCTCAAGTGGCTTCCCAGCACAACCTTTTTTGCTCTCTCAAACTCTTCCCTGTCAATTCCTTTTTTCTTGACATCCTCAATGTGCTCAATTATTCTTCTGTAAACCTCTTCAGGGTCTTTGCTCTCTCCACCAATCATAAAGAATGAATATTCAGGCTCACAGTTGTACTCAAACCCAAAGTTCTGGTTGATAAGCCCTTCTTTATAAAGCTTTTCATAAAAATCTGTGGATTTTCCAAACAGCATCTCAGCCATTATCTGTGTTTGGATATCCTTCATTATCATCTCATATGGCGGAAGGTCATTTTGATTGTCTTTAAAGCCTACATAGAAGATTGGCACTGCCACTGAAAGCCTTGCCTCTATCTTTTTTTGATTTACTTCTTCGGGCTCATCAGGATAAATCCTTTCTATCAGGCTTTGATATTCTTTTGTCTTTTCCATCCTTTCAATTGTATCAAAAACTTTTTTAGGGTCCACATCACCGCATACAACAATTATCATATTGCTTGGATGATAGAATGTATTATAACACAAATACAAATCCTCTTTTGTAATTTTTTGAATACTCTCTAAGGTTCCTGCAATGTCAATTTTCACAGGATTGTTTACATAAAGTGCATTCAAGAGATTAAAATAAACCCTCCAGTTTGGATTGTCCTGGTACATTCTTATCTCCTGTCCAATTATCCCTTTTTCTTTCTCGACATTTTGATCAGTAAAATACGGATTTTGAACAAAATCTAAGAGAATCTCAAAATTTTCGTAAAAGTTTTGGGTTGATATAAAATAGTAGACTGTTTCTTTGAAGGAAGTAAATGCATTTGCCATTGCACCAAATTTTGCAAATCTGTCAAACACATTTCCTTCTTCTTCCTCAAACAATTTGTGTTCCAAAAAATGTGCAATGCCATCTGGAACCTCAACAACCTCTTTTGTTTTTGGATGAACAAATTTACTATCAACAGAACCGTATTTTGTTGCAAAACCTGCAAATGCCTTGCTGAAGTTTTTCTTTTTTATGACAAAAGCTTTTAGTCCATTTGAATATGAATTTATATAAATCTCTTCATTGAGAGCATCATCATAAATCCTTTCCATCTTTAGCAACACCTCTGTTTTTCAAAAAATATACAGTATCAAGCTCAAACCTGTTTGCTATCCTTTTTATATCCTCTATATTCACATTTTTGAGGTTTTCAAAGACTTCCTTGGGTTCTATTATTTGTCCAACTAATGCCTGATTTAAATAAAAACTCAGAAGATCCCTTGGACTGTCATATATAGCCATCAGGGCTGTTTTATAATAGTTTATTGCACTTTCATATTCGATATCATCAATCTTCCCATTTTTGATATCCTCTATCTGCTGCAAAATCAGATTTAAAGCCTTTTCATAGTTTTCAATCTCAATTCCAGAGCTAATAATCATTACAGATTTGAACCTGTCAATCCTTGAAAATACGTAGTAGCACAAAGAAGCTTTTTCGCGAACATTTTCAAAAAGTTTTGATTTTGGAGATGCTCCTAAAATTCCGTTGAGCATCAAAAGTTTGTAATAATCCTCAGATGTCACATCCACATTTGTTCTTATCCCAAGGGCAATTTTGCCTTGATTTACTTCCATTTCTTCTGTTACATATCTTGTGTTTTCAAATGGAATGTTTACAAAAAAATCATTGTGTATACTCTCTCTTTTTTCCTCTCCAAAAATCTCTAATGCTTTTGAAGTTGCCCATTCTTCATCATAGTCACCATAGACAAACACGTACATAGGCTTTTTGGTAATAACCTCTTGGTATTGTGAAAAGAGCTTTTCTTTTGTGATGGTTTGCAAGTCATCAACATTTCCTTTTTCATAAAGAGCATAATTTTGCCCCTCAAACATAATCTCTATACATCTGTCAATTGCATATTGAACCTTGTCGTTTATCCTGCTTTCAATCTCCTGTTTTAGATTGTTCTTCTCTTGCAAGATAGCATCTTCTTCAAAGCCACCACCATACTTTATCGGACCATATATGATGTCATGCAAAAACTGTAGCGCTTTTGTGTAAAGGTTTTCCCCTGCAAATCTATCGTTTAAAAAGCTTATTGCAAATGAAATTGCCTGCAGGTCACCCTTTTTATCCACATCAATACTCAGCGTCGCACCATACATATTGTCCAAAAATCTATTTATTTCTTTCATATCCTTGTACTTATTGTTCCCTCTTATTAAGACCATTGGAAATAGAGCATTTAAAGTATTTTTTTCTTTTTCAAGCCTGTCTATAAAGGTAACTGAAATCCTGTTTATCTTGAACCTGTCATCACAAAACGCCATATAAAAATTGTTGTTTTTCTCCTTCCTTTGCATCTTACCATCTCCTCAAAAGACAACTTGCTAAAAACTTATTTTCTCAATTTTATTTTACCCTTTTTTACAAATCTATCAACAAGTTTGCCATCTTCATAGCTCAGAAATTATTATCTCTTCAAACTTTAAAAGCAACTTCCTAAATAGCTCTACATACTCAAGTTTAATGTTTTGGTAAATCTCATAAGCCATTTTTTGGTTATATAAGTGAGAAGTCATATTTCTATCTGAAAGCATTTTAAGCCACTTGTCACCGTCTTCTATAATGCCATTTTGATATGCATACTTTATAACGGTCCGAGGATTGTTAATCTCCAAACCAGTATACTTCAAATATTCCCTCATGAGCTTCCATGAAAGTTCAAAGACAAATTCAAATCTCTGGATTGCCCCGTCCATAATAATATCCTTGTCCGGCTGTATACTTATACCTTCTTCTAATCTTTTTAAAGCAGTCTTAAAATCTTCATACTTCTCTACTATTCTCTCTTTCATATATAATTACTCCTTCTTTTATGATACTTTCTTTGAGACTTTCTTTTGTAATGCTATTGAACGCAACAACATCAAACAGCAATATTGTATTAACTTCTTCTAATTCATCCTGGATTTTATAAATTGGATTTTCACTCTCCTCTTCAAGCCAAATACATATATCTACATCAGAACCTCTTCTATAGTCTCCTCTTGCCCTCGAACCAAAGATACAAGCTTTTCTCACTTGCTTGTATTTCTTAAAAATTTCGATAATCTTATTTAAGATTTCTTCCTCTATTCCAAACCTTTTGGTTTCCACCTTCATTCTCACCTTTTCAAAAAATTTAAAAAAGAGGGAGCTTAAATTTTCTCAAGCTCCTCTCTTAAGATTTCATTCACAAGCTGTGGATTGGCCTTGCCTTTTGTTATCTTCATAACCTGCCCCACCAAAAATCCAAACGCCTTGTCTTTGCCATTCTTGTAATCTTCTACTGATTTTGGATTGTTTGCTATTGCCTGTTTCACAGCTTCTAAAATTACGTTCCTGTCTGTTATCTGAACAAGCCCTTTTTCTTTTACAATAACTTCAGGATCTTTGCCCGTTTCGAACATCTCTTCAAAGACTTGTTTTGCAATAGTGTTGGAAATTGTCTTGTTATCAACAAGGTTAATAAGGCTTGCAAGCTGATTTGGCTTAATTTTTATATTGTCAATTTCCTCAGGTTCTAATCCTTTGTCATTTAATATCCTCATAATCTCTCCCATCATCCAGTTGCTTGCAGCCTTTATATTTTGGGTGTATTTTATGCACTCTTCAAAATAGTTTGCTATTGCTTTTGATGATGTAAGAACTCCAGCATCATACTCTGGAAGACCATATTCTTTTATATACCTTTCCTTTTTCTGGTCAGGAAGTTCAGGGATTCTCTTTCTAATCTCCTCAATCCAGTTGTCGTCTACAATTATAGGTGGAAGGTCAGGCTCTGGGAAATATCTATAGTCATGCGCTTCTTCTTTTGTCCTCATAGATAAACTTATACCTTTTGCATCATCCCAGCGCCTTGTCTCCTGAACAACAACTCCACCGCTTTCTAAAACCTCTATTTGCCTTCTTGCCTCATATTCTATTGCCCTCACAACAGACCTGAAAGAGTTTAAGTTTTTCATTTCTGTCCTTGTTCCAAATTCTTTTGAACCTTTTGGTCGCACAGACAGGTTCACATCTACTCTGAGCGAACCTTCCTGCATCTTGCAGTCAGAAATCTCTGTGTATTGCAAAATTGCTTTTAGCTTTTCAAGGAAAATTCGTGTCTCCTCACTTGAACGTAAATCCGGCTCTGTAACAATCTCAATCAAAGGAACGCCACATCTGTTAAAATCAACAAGACTTCCTTCTTCCCACTGGTCATGAAGAAGCTTTCCGGCATCCTCTTCTATGTGAATCCTCTTTATTCCTATTCTCTTCTTCTGCCCATTTACCTCAATGTCTATATAACCATTGTAACAGAGTGGCAAGTCATACTGTGAAATCTGGTAAGCCTTTGGAAGGTCCGGATAAAAATAATTTTTTCTGTCTTGCTTACTATATCTTGCTATCTGGCAGTTTGTCGCAAGCCCTGCCATTATTGCATATTCAACTGCTTTCTTATTCAAAACAGGTAAAACTCCCGGCATACCAGTACAAATAGGGCAGCAGTGGGTATTTGGCTCACCGCCAAACTCTGTTGTGCAGCTGCAAAATATTTTGGACTTTGTCGCAAGCTCAGCATGAACCTCTAAACCTATTACAACTTCATATTCCATCTTCTTTTTTCACCTCTTGTTTAAAATAATGCTTTTGTTCAATCTATAGGGTCCTGTATTATAAATTCTGAGGTTTTAAGTTTCTATATCCGCTGTTTTGTTCATAGGTATATGCAACTCTTAATATCGTCTGTTCATCAAATGCCTTACCTATAATCTGAAGACCTATCGGAAGTCCGTTGCTGTCAAAACCGCACGGAATTGATATTGCAGGAAGCCCTGCAATGTTAACTGGCACTGTGCATATATCCGACATATACATCTCAAGCGGGTTTGAAACTCTTTCACCTATTTTAAAAGCTGTTGTTGGGCTTGTAGGAGTAATTATTACGTCATATTTCTGGAAAGCTTCATCAAATGCTCGCTTAATCAATGTCCTCACCTGAAGTCCTTTTTTGTAGTATGCATCATAATACCCCGCAGAAAGTGCATATGTGCCAAGCATAATTCTTCTTTTTACCTCAGGTCCAAAACCTTCAGACCTTGTCTTTTTGTATAAATCAATTAGGTCGTCATAGTTTTGCGTTCTATATCCATATTTTATTCCATCATACCTTGCCAAGTTTGAGCTTGCCTCAGACGAAGCAATAATGTAGTAAGTTGGAAGAGCATACTCAACAATTGGTATTGAAAACTCTTCATAATCTGCACCCAAAGATTTTAAAAGCTCAAGAGCTTTTTCAACAGCTTTTTTTACTTCATCGTTAATTCCTTTTTCCATATATTCTCTTGGAACTCCAATCTTAAGACCTTTGACATCATTTACAAGAGCCTTCGTAAAGTCAGGAACATCAACTGGTGCTGATGTTGCATCATATGGGTCATGTCCGCAGATGATATTCATAGCTAAAGCACAGTCTTCAACATCTTTTGTCAAAGGTCCTATCTGGTCAAGAGAGGATGCAAATGCAACAAGTCCAAATCGCGAAACTCTTCCATATGTTGGCTTCATGCCAACAACTCCACAAAGTGAAGCTGGCTGCCTGATAGACCCACCTGTGTCAGAACCAAGTGTGAAAAATGCTTCATCTGCTGCAACAGCTGCAGCAGAACCGCCGCTTGAGCCACCTGGTACCCTTTCTAAGTCCCAAGGATTTTTAGTTGTGTGGAAAGCAGAGTTTTCTGTTGATGAGCCCATTGCAAACTCGTCCATATTGAGCTTTCCTAAAAGTGTCATGTCATTTTCTTTTAACTTTTTTACAACAGTTGCATCGTAAGGTGGAACAAAGTTGTAAAGGATTTTAGATGCACAGGTTGTTTTTATTCCATTTGTGCAAAGATTATCTTTCAAGGCAATTGGAAGACCGTAAAGCACGCCTACATCTTCGCCTTTTGCTATCTTTTCATCTATTTTCTTAGCATCTTCTAATGCCTCTTCTTTTGTAATTGTAATATATGCTTTCACTTTATCTTCTACCTGTTCAATTCTATCGAGTACACTTTGGACAACCTCTTGACATTTTACCTCTTTTTTCTTGATAAGATCAATTGCCTCGTGAGCAGTCAGTTTGTAGAGCATCTTTTGTTTTGCCTCCTTACATATAAAGATTTATTCTACTATTTTTGGGACTTTTATGCAAACATCGTCATGAGATGGGGCATTTTTCAAAATCTCTTCACGTGGATATGAAGGTTTTACCTCATCGCTTCTAAAAACATTGTAAAGGTTAAAAACGTGCGCAGTTGGTTCAATCCCTTCAGTATTTAGCTCAGAAAGCTTATTTGCAAATTCAATTATAGCACCAAGCTCTTTTGTCATCTTCTCTATCTCTTCTTCTGTCAAAGTTAGTCTTGCAAGGTTTGCAACATATTCAACATCGTTTCTTGTAATCATGCTTTATCTCATCTCCTTTTGTTTTTAAAGCTTTTTTGCTACTCTTCTTTATTTTATAGTAAAAAAATCTCATTATCAAGAAAAATAAGAAGGTTACTTATCTACAAAAATAAAGCCTCCTGCTAAGGTTCTTATTCCCTTTCATAGCAATTAAGGAGGCTTTTGAAATTGGTAAGTTAACAAAGTGTTACAGCAAAGATTTTATTTCCTAAAGAAAATTAAAATTTAAGTAACAAACCTTGTAGATTTATTACGCCGCACAACATTAAGAACTTAACTTTTTCATTTTGCCAAAAAATTTTCAACACAAAAAATAAGAGTGAATCTAATACTAAATACCAAATCACTTTGTAATACCAAATCGGTTGTAAAAAGGCAAGTAGTAAGAAATTTAAAAATATATTGAGGTTGTTGAATAAAAGATATAACCATATAGAGTAAACATAGTAACAAAAGAAAAAAGCCCCCTTGTGTTATAATTTTAATTTAAGAGAAAACCACAACAAAACACAAGGGGGAAAAAGATGACTAAGAATATTAAAGCACAAAATAAGAAATTTTTAAAGCTGCTTTTTGTAATAAAAAAGGTTACTGAAGTTTTATCGAGGAAGATAAAGCAAAATAGAAGGGGACGACCGAGGAAATTTAATCTGTTTCAGATAATAGCTTGTTTGGTTTATAAAGTTAAAAAGGGGATAAAGAGTTTCAGAGAATTAGAATATCGAATAAATCAAGACACAGAGTTTAAGCAAGTAGTAGGTATAGAAGAAAGTCCGGACTATTCATATTTTGCAAAGTTGTCAAGAAAAATAGAAAAAGAATACATGCAAGATATAAAAGACATATTAATAGCTAAGATAGAACCTGATATGAGTATAGCGATAGTAGACTCTACGCCGCTGAGAAGTGCCAAAAA
This window encodes:
- the yfmH gene encoding EF-P 5-aminopentanol modification-associated protein YfmH; amino-acid sequence: MERIYDDALNEEIYINSYSNGLKAFVIKKKNFSKAFAGFATKYGSVDSKFVHPKTKEVVEVPDGIAHFLEHKLFEEEEGNVFDRFAKFGAMANAFTSFKETVYYFISTQNFYENFEILLDFVQNPYFTDQNVEKEKGIIGQEIRMYQDNPNWRVYFNLLNALYVNNPVKIDIAGTLESIQKITKEDLYLCYNTFYHPSNMIIVVCGDVDPKKVFDTIERMEKTKEYQSLIERIYPDEPEEVNQKKIEARLSVAVPIFYVGFKDNQNDLPPYEMIMKDIQTQIMAEMLFGKSTDFYEKLYKEGLINQNFGFEYNCEPEYSFFMIGGESKDPEEVYRRIIEHIEDVKKKGIDREEFERAKKVVLGSHLRKFDNPEKLSVEFIYSYFKGVNIFEYVKEIASVSFEMCEKRLKEFFDESLSCISIVWPAG
- the yfmF gene encoding EF-P 5-aminopentanol modification-associated protein YfmF, giving the protein MQRKEKNNNFYMAFCDDRFKINRISVTFIDRLEKEKNTLNALFPMVLIRGNNKYKDMKEINRFLDNMYGATLSIDVDKKGDLQAISFAISFLNDRFAGENLYTKALQFLHDIIYGPIKYGGGFEEDAILQEKNNLKQEIESRINDKVQYAIDRCIEIMFEGQNYALYEKGNVDDLQTITKEKLFSQYQEVITKKPMYVFVYGDYDEEWATSKALEIFGEEKRESIHNDFFVNIPFENTRYVTEEMEVNQGKIALGIRTNVDVTSEDYYKLLMLNGILGASPKSKLFENVREKASLCYYVFSRIDRFKSVMIISSGIEIENYEKALNLILQQIEDIKNGKIDDIEYESAINYYKTALMAIYDSPRDLLSFYLNQALVGQIIEPKEVFENLKNVNIEDIKRIANRFELDTVYFLKNRGVAKDGKDL
- a CDS encoding nucleotidyltransferase domain-containing protein, whose amino-acid sequence is MKVETKRFGIEEEILNKIIEIFKKYKQVRKACIFGSRARGDYRRGSDVDICIWLEEESENPIYKIQDELEEVNTILLFDVVAFNSITKESLKESIIKEGVIIYERENSREV
- a CDS encoding Spo0E family sporulation regulatory protein-aspartic acid phosphatase, with the protein product MITEKIMKLREKLDELINSNADYESIYHVSTELDKLILDYYKERNEMVLKKLIKKEGNV
- the gatB gene encoding Asp-tRNA(Asn)/Glu-tRNA(Gln) amidotransferase subunit GatB; this encodes MEYEVVIGLEVHAELATKSKIFCSCTTEFGGEPNTHCCPICTGMPGVLPVLNKKAVEYAIMAGLATNCQIARYSKQDRKNYFYPDLPKAYQISQYDLPLCYNGYIDIEVNGQKKRIGIKRIHIEEDAGKLLHDQWEEGSLVDFNRCGVPLIEIVTEPDLRSSEETRIFLEKLKAILQYTEISDCKMQEGSLRVDVNLSVRPKGSKEFGTRTEMKNLNSFRSVVRAIEYEARRQIEVLESGGVVVQETRRWDDAKGISLSMRTKEEAHDYRYFPEPDLPPIIVDDNWIEEIRKRIPELPDQKKERYIKEYGLPEYDAGVLTSSKAIANYFEECIKYTQNIKAASNWMMGEIMRILNDKGLEPEEIDNIKIKPNQLASLINLVDNKTISNTIAKQVFEEMFETGKDPEVIVKEKGLVQITDRNVILEAVKQAIANNPKSVEDYKNGKDKAFGFLVGQVMKITKGKANPQLVNEILREELEKI
- the gatA gene encoding Asp-tRNA(Asn)/Glu-tRNA(Gln) amidotransferase subunit GatA; the encoded protein is MLYKLTAHEAIDLIKKKEVKCQEVVQSVLDRIEQVEDKVKAYITITKEEALEDAKKIDEKIAKGEDVGVLYGLPIALKDNLCTNGIKTTCASKILYNFVPPYDATVVKKLKENDMTLLGKLNMDEFAMGSSTENSAFHTTKNPWDLERVPGGSSGGSAAAVAADEAFFTLGSDTGGSIRQPASLCGVVGMKPTYGRVSRFGLVAFASSLDQIGPLTKDVEDCALAMNIICGHDPYDATSAPVDVPDFTKALVNDVKGLKIGVPREYMEKGINDEVKKAVEKALELLKSLGADYEEFSIPIVEYALPTYYIIASSEASSNLARYDGIKYGYRTQNYDDLIDLYKKTRSEGFGPEVKRRIMLGTYALSAGYYDAYYKKGLQVRTLIKRAFDEAFQKYDVIITPTSPTTAFKIGERVSNPLEMYMSDICTVPVNIAGLPAISIPCGFDSNGLPIGLQIIGKAFDEQTILRVAYTYEQNSGYRNLKPQNL
- the gatC gene encoding Asp-tRNA(Asn)/Glu-tRNA(Gln) amidotransferase subunit GatC, whose protein sequence is MITRNDVEYVANLARLTLTEEEIEKMTKELGAIIEFANKLSELNTEGIEPTAHVFNLYNVFRSDEVKPSYPREEILKNAPSHDDVCIKVPKIVE
- the lgt gene encoding prolipoprotein diacylglyceryl transferase, whose translation is MIDDSIVFPGLGLRFDFSPVAFKIFGLEVRWYGIIIAIGFLCGFLASTYFAKKEEVNPEVLLDIAIIALPVAIIFARVYYVIFNFKEFKGNLMSIFAIRQGGIAIYGAVIGALLSTYIYCRIKNINFFKICDVGVYGLILGQAIGRWGNFVNREAYGYETNLPWRMQIYSSEVGRRIEVHPTFLYESLWDFFVFLLLIFLRKYKKKEGDILGFYLIFYSIGRFFIEGLRTDSLMIGNFRVSQIVAVLCIVVGSAIVVSNRRSFFDKI
- a CDS encoding nucleotidyltransferase substrate binding protein, with protein sequence MKERIVEKYEDFKTALKRLEEGISIQPDKDIIMDGAIQRFEFVFELSWKLMREYLKYTGLEINNPRTVIKYAYQNGIIEDGDKWLKMLSDRNMTSHLYNQKMAYEIYQNIKLEYVELFRKLLLKFEEIIISEL